The Streptomyces sp. NBC_01439 genome contains the following window.
GGACCACCGGGACCGTGCGCAGCGCCTTGGCGAGCCCGCCCGCGCCCGTGGTCTCCTGACCGACGCAGCCGCACTCCAGCGGCCAGGTCTCGTCCTGCAGCCGGGCGGCCTGCCCGCCGATGCGCAGCTGGAGCAGGACCGCGTCGGCCCCCGAGATGCCCGCGTCGAGGTCGGAGGTGGTGGTGATGCGTCCGGGGTGGCCCTGCCGGGCGAAGATCCGCCGGGCCAGGCCGCCGATCAGCTCCAGCCGTTCGGCGGCCGGGTCGATCAGTACGAGCTCGCTGACGGGCAGGGTGTCGCGCAGCCGCGCGAAGCCGTCGACCAGTTCGGGGGTGTAGGTGGAACCGCCGCCCACCACTGCGAGTTTCATCGTCAGCCTTTCACGCCGGTCAGGGTGACTCCCTCGACGAACGCCTTCTGGGCGAAGAAGAAGAGGACGATCACCGGGGCCATGACCAGTACGGTCGCGGCCATCGTCAGGTTCCAGTTGGTGTGGTGCGCCCCCTTGAAGGACTCCAGTCCGTAGCTGAGGGTCCAGGCGGCCGGGTTGTCGGAGGCGTAGATCTGCGGGCCGAAGTAGTCGTTCCAGGCACAGAAGAACTGGAAGAGCGCGACGGCGGCGATCCCGGGCCGGGCCATCGGCAGGACGACGCGCAGCAGGGTGCGCACCTCGCCGCAGCCGTCGACGCGGGCCGCGTCCAGGTACTCGTCGGGGATGGTCAGCAGGAACTGGCGGAGCAGGAAGATGGAGAAGGCGTCGCCGAAGGCCATCGGGACGATCAGCGGCCACAGGGTGCCCGACAGGTCGAGCTGCTTCGCCCAGAAGAGGTACATGGGGATGACCACCACCTGCGGCGGCAGCATCATCATGGCGATCACGAGGAGCAGCGCGAGTCGCCGCCCGCGGAAGCGGAACTTGGCGAGCGCGTACGCGACGGGCACGGAGGAGACCACGGTCAACAGGGTGCCGAGTCCGGCGTACAGGAGCGTGTTGCGCCACCAGGTCAGGAAGCCCGGGGTGTGCCACACCTTCGCGTAGTTGCCCCATTCCCAGGTGTCGGGCCACAGGTCGCGGGTCAGGGCCTGCCGCTCGCCCATCAGGGAGGTGAGGAGGAGGAAGACGAAGGGGAGGACGAAGAAGAGGGCGGCGGCCACGCCGAGCGAGTGCACCCCGACCCAGTGCAGTACCGCCTTGGAGGATCTCCGTCCGGTGTGCGCGCTGCTCATTCACCTGCTCCGATCAGACCGCCACGGCGCCGCATCAGGAGCGCGGTGAAGGCCATGGAGAGGGCGAACAGGACGAGCGCGACGACGCACGCGGTGCCGTAG
Protein-coding sequences here:
- a CDS encoding carbohydrate ABC transporter permease, with product MSSAHTGRRSSKAVLHWVGVHSLGVAAALFFVLPFVFLLLTSLMGERQALTRDLWPDTWEWGNYAKVWHTPGFLTWWRNTLLYAGLGTLLTVVSSVPVAYALAKFRFRGRRLALLLVIAMMMLPPQVVVIPMYLFWAKQLDLSGTLWPLIVPMAFGDAFSIFLLRQFLLTIPDEYLDAARVDGCGEVRTLLRVVLPMARPGIAAVALFQFFCAWNDYFGPQIYASDNPAAWTLSYGLESFKGAHHTNWNLTMAATVLVMAPVIVLFFFAQKAFVEGVTLTGVKG